The Listeria cossartiae subsp. cossartiae genome includes a region encoding these proteins:
- the folE gene encoding GTP cyclohydrolase I FolE, producing MEQIDKQKIADAVKVILEAVGENPEREGLIDTPMRVARMYEEVFSGLKKDPSVHFDTIFEEQHEELVLVKDIRFSSMCEHHLVPFFGVAHVAYLPQNGRVAGLSKLARVVDDVSRRPQLQERITTNVAEIMMDKLKPLGVMVIMEAEHMCMTIRGVNKPGTKTITSAVRGAFKNDDKLRSEVLALIKHN from the coding sequence ATGGAGCAAATAGACAAACAAAAGATTGCTGACGCGGTAAAAGTTATTTTAGAAGCAGTAGGAGAAAATCCAGAACGTGAAGGATTGATTGATACACCAATGCGAGTAGCTCGTATGTATGAAGAAGTGTTTTCTGGACTTAAAAAAGATCCTTCTGTTCATTTCGATACCATTTTTGAAGAACAACATGAAGAATTAGTGCTTGTGAAAGACATTCGTTTTTCGTCTATGTGTGAACATCATCTTGTCCCTTTTTTCGGAGTAGCTCACGTTGCGTATTTACCACAAAATGGAAGAGTTGCTGGTCTTAGCAAACTTGCGCGCGTGGTAGATGATGTGAGTCGCCGTCCACAACTGCAAGAACGTATTACAACGAATGTTGCAGAGATTATGATGGACAAACTAAAACCGCTTGGTGTGATGGTCATCATGGAAGCAGAGCATATGTGCATGACAATCCGCGGTGTCAATAAACCAGGAACAAAAACAATTACAAGTGCTGTTCGAGGCGCTTTTAAAAATGACGATAAGCTTAGAAGTGAAGTTTTGGCTTTAATTAAGCATAATTAA
- a CDS encoding ferredoxin, whose product MKYSLVEKDTCIACGACSIHAPDVFDYDTEGLAFNILDDNTGTKEIPEDLVEMVIDAEFACPSLSIKVSDSPFH is encoded by the coding sequence TTGAAGTATTCCCTTGTCGAAAAAGACACTTGTATCGCTTGTGGAGCTTGTTCCATTCATGCGCCCGATGTTTTTGATTATGATACAGAAGGTCTTGCCTTTAATATATTAGATGATAACACTGGAACAAAAGAAATCCCTGAAGACTTAGTCGAAATGGTGATTGACGCTGAATTTGCTTGTCCTTCACTTTCTATCAAAGTTTCCGATAGTCCATTTCATTAA
- a CDS encoding helix-turn-helix domain-containing protein gives MDLLDNYILTILEKSVTPRKLPFIHTVLAGRRTGQAVQDIHLFQMQHLFGLVPNLKANYLEFRLAELVRQGVIISTENGYLSEENSAGTFDNAYPAFQGFTLQRQAFDFFAHLRLAVQVVSNKHHQENYYLPVIRDKKVQQFIKHWLKQQNKAGLAGDLYAELIRWFGKLAVARPEFLVERFSGGELMGYTTEQIAAKYQVEKWDVYFEVLHEIHRLLMAMKACPDEWPLLVSFVPDELTGLTSSAMQTYTLWQNGADLEAIERIRRLKTSTIQDHFVEIRATLKDTDVPHLPEESIIKTINLKEWNLLREIKAEFPDLDYYQIRLAVVSREGEQ, from the coding sequence TTGGATTTGCTTGATAATTATATACTGACGATTTTAGAAAAAAGTGTAACACCTAGAAAATTACCGTTTATCCATACGGTTTTAGCGGGACGGAGAACGGGGCAAGCTGTTCAAGATATCCATCTTTTTCAAATGCAACATTTATTTGGACTTGTGCCCAATCTGAAGGCGAATTATTTGGAATTTCGGCTCGCGGAATTGGTGCGGCAAGGGGTGATTATTTCTACGGAGAATGGTTATCTTAGCGAGGAAAACTCAGCGGGAACTTTTGATAATGCTTATCCGGCTTTTCAAGGTTTTACGTTGCAGCGGCAAGCGTTTGATTTTTTTGCGCATTTGCGACTCGCGGTGCAAGTGGTTAGTAATAAGCATCATCAAGAGAACTATTATTTGCCTGTTATTCGTGATAAGAAAGTGCAGCAGTTTATTAAACATTGGCTAAAGCAGCAAAACAAGGCTGGTTTAGCCGGAGATTTATATGCGGAACTCATTCGTTGGTTTGGAAAATTAGCAGTTGCTAGGCCGGAATTTTTAGTAGAGCGTTTTTCAGGTGGAGAATTAATGGGGTATACGACTGAACAGATTGCCGCGAAGTATCAAGTAGAGAAGTGGGATGTTTACTTTGAAGTGCTGCACGAAATCCATCGTTTGTTAATGGCGATGAAGGCGTGTCCGGATGAGTGGCCTCTATTAGTTAGTTTTGTACCAGATGAATTAACGGGTCTGACGAGTTCGGCGATGCAAACCTATACACTTTGGCAAAATGGGGCGGATTTAGAAGCGATTGAACGAATACGTCGTTTGAAAACAAGTACCATTCAAGATCATTTTGTGGAAATTCGGGCTACTTTAAAGGATACGGATGTTCCACATTTACCAGAAGAGTCTATTATAAAAACAATTAACTTGAAAGAATGGAATTTGCTTCGTGAAATAAAAGCAGAATTCCCAGACTTAGATTATTATCAAATTCGGTTAGCGGTTGTTAGTAGGGAGGGCGAGCAGTGA
- the rpsA gene encoding 30S ribosomal protein S1, translating to MSEDLFDVEVRNFEEGDKVTGTVTSVEDKQVYVGIPDSKLDGVVPISELSNIHVETASDVVSVGDTLDLIVTKVEDDVLVLSKRKVDAEKASDDIKAKFESGEVFEAVVSDVVKGGLVVDLGVRAFVPASLVEDHFVEDFADYKGTTLTFKVVEFEPENNRVILSHRAVVETEKASQKQALLSEIKEGDVIEGTVQRLANFGAFVDIGGVDGLVHISQISYKHIATPQEVLEEGQKVTVKVIGIDPENERISLSIKANLPGPWDGIAEKAPVGSVLEGKVVRLVTFGAFVEIFPGVEGLVHISQISHEHIGTPQEVLSEGQTVEVKVLEVNEADQRLSLSIKDLQDAPVEEADYELPEENTGFQMSDLIGDKLKGLQNDDK from the coding sequence ATGTCTGAAGATTTATTTGATGTAGAAGTTAGAAATTTTGAAGAAGGAGACAAAGTCACTGGCACAGTTACAAGCGTGGAAGATAAACAAGTTTATGTTGGTATTCCCGATAGCAAACTGGATGGTGTCGTTCCAATAAGTGAACTTTCCAATATACATGTGGAGACAGCTTCTGACGTTGTAAGCGTAGGCGACACACTTGATTTGATTGTCACTAAAGTAGAAGACGATGTACTTGTTTTATCTAAAAGAAAAGTGGATGCCGAAAAAGCATCTGATGATATTAAAGCCAAATTTGAATCTGGTGAGGTATTCGAAGCGGTAGTTAGTGACGTTGTAAAAGGCGGATTAGTTGTTGATCTTGGTGTTCGTGCATTTGTTCCAGCTTCTTTAGTAGAAGATCATTTTGTGGAAGATTTCGCCGATTACAAAGGAACAACCCTTACGTTCAAAGTAGTAGAATTTGAACCAGAAAATAACCGAGTAATTTTAAGTCATCGTGCAGTTGTGGAAACAGAAAAAGCTAGTCAAAAACAAGCGTTACTAAGCGAAATCAAAGAAGGCGACGTGATTGAAGGTACAGTTCAACGCTTAGCTAATTTCGGTGCATTCGTTGATATCGGTGGCGTGGACGGATTAGTTCACATCTCACAAATTTCTTATAAACATATTGCAACACCACAAGAAGTACTTGAAGAAGGACAAAAAGTAACCGTTAAAGTTATCGGGATTGATCCTGAAAATGAACGTATTTCTCTTTCTATTAAAGCGAACTTACCTGGACCTTGGGACGGCATTGCTGAAAAAGCGCCTGTTGGTTCTGTTTTAGAAGGAAAAGTAGTTCGTCTAGTTACTTTTGGTGCATTTGTGGAAATATTCCCAGGAGTAGAAGGTTTAGTTCACATTTCGCAAATCTCTCACGAACATATCGGGACACCACAAGAAGTCCTTTCAGAAGGCCAAACAGTAGAAGTGAAAGTACTTGAAGTAAATGAAGCAGATCAACGCTTATCTTTAAGTATTAAAGATTTACAAGATGCGCCGGTCGAAGAAGCTGATTATGAACTTCCAGAAGAGAATACTGGATTCCAAATGAGCGATTTAATTGGTGATAAACTAAAAGGTCTTCAAAACGACGATAAATAA
- a CDS encoding NAD(P)H-dependent glycerol-3-phosphate dehydrogenase, whose product MTQKKVAILGAGSWGTGLALVLADNNHKPVIWGNLDKIVNEINESHTNSHYLPDIILPTEVKATLSLDEAIDGAEIVVIAIPTNAMRIVCKQLNEALKEPTILVHVSKGIEPETNLRMSEVIEEEVDAAKRKALVVLSGPSHAEEVALRHPTTLCASCKDLTAAEIVQDRFINNNLRIYTNDDVIGAEIGGALKNIIALGAGISDGLGYGDNAKAALMTRGMAEITRLGVAVGSNPQTFYGLTGIGDLIVTCTSVHSRNWRAGNMLGKGENLDEVLEKMGMVVEGVRTAKAVHGWAKKLDIDMPITESIYAILFENKDAREAVDLLMGRKKKIEKESF is encoded by the coding sequence ATGACACAGAAAAAAGTAGCTATTCTTGGCGCTGGAAGTTGGGGAACAGGTCTTGCACTTGTCCTAGCCGATAATAATCATAAACCAGTTATTTGGGGAAACTTAGATAAAATTGTGAATGAAATTAACGAATCGCACACGAATAGTCACTATTTGCCAGATATTATTTTACCAACTGAGGTAAAAGCGACATTATCACTTGATGAAGCGATTGATGGTGCAGAAATTGTCGTGATTGCTATTCCAACAAATGCGATGCGTATCGTTTGTAAACAGCTGAATGAAGCGTTAAAAGAACCGACTATTTTAGTGCATGTAAGTAAAGGGATTGAACCTGAAACGAATCTTAGAATGTCCGAAGTGATTGAAGAAGAAGTGGACGCAGCAAAACGCAAAGCACTTGTTGTTCTTTCTGGACCAAGTCATGCGGAAGAAGTGGCGCTTCGTCATCCAACAACACTTTGTGCGAGCTGTAAAGATTTAACGGCCGCAGAAATCGTTCAAGATCGTTTTATCAATAACAACTTACGCATTTATACGAATGATGATGTGATTGGCGCTGAAATTGGTGGCGCGCTGAAAAATATTATCGCACTAGGCGCAGGAATCTCTGATGGCCTTGGTTACGGCGATAATGCGAAAGCCGCACTAATGACTCGCGGAATGGCAGAAATCACTCGTCTCGGCGTTGCTGTGGGCTCTAATCCGCAAACCTTCTACGGGCTAACTGGTATTGGTGACTTGATTGTTACTTGTACGAGTGTGCACTCACGTAATTGGCGCGCTGGGAACATGCTTGGTAAAGGCGAGAATTTAGATGAAGTATTAGAAAAAATGGGCATGGTCGTGGAAGGTGTTCGAACAGCCAAAGCAGTACATGGTTGGGCGAAAAAACTAGACATTGATATGCCAATTACCGAATCGATCTACGCGATTTTATTTGAAAATAAAGATGCTCGTGAAGCAGTTGATTTATTAATGGGTCGTAAAAAGAAAATCGAAAAAGAATCATTTTAA
- a CDS encoding HU family DNA-binding protein yields the protein MANKTDLVNSVAELADLSKKDAAKAVEAVFETIQTSLSKGEKVQLIGFGNFEVRERAARKGRNPRTKEEIDIPASKVPAFKPGKALKEAVK from the coding sequence ATGGCAAATAAAACTGATTTAGTAAATAGCGTTGCTGAACTAGCTGATCTTTCTAAAAAAGACGCAGCGAAAGCAGTAGAAGCTGTATTCGAAACTATTCAAACTTCTTTATCTAAAGGTGAAAAAGTTCAATTAATCGGATTTGGTAACTTTGAAGTACGTGAACGTGCTGCCCGTAAAGGCCGTAACCCTCGTACTAAAGAAGAAATCGACATCCCTGCAAGTAAAGTACCAGCTTTCAAACCTGGTAAAGCGCTTAAAGAAGCTGTTAAATAA
- a CDS encoding LysM peptidoglycan-binding domain-containing protein: MVKTRKEKREYEEPADYDMNAEGQDEFNNEPPMLSRSDSRKVKKKTIFRYPLLNLLIVFFLLIPIVIVIVFVTVQNMGSSNEVKTETESTVNVSDNTQSKEDKEKAKKAAEEKAAAEKAAEEKKAAEEKAAADKKTQEEEAVKAANARKEQEAAEEKKAAEEKAAADKAAAEKAAQKKASESTQKKAGGSHTVKAGDTLYSIARSAYGQAGAAAGVEKIKQANGLGSNNVPVGTVLTIPQ; encoded by the coding sequence GTGGTAAAAACAAGAAAAGAAAAACGGGAATATGAAGAACCGGCTGATTATGATATGAATGCTGAAGGGCAGGATGAATTTAATAATGAACCGCCGATGTTATCCCGTTCTGATAGCAGAAAAGTAAAAAAGAAAACCATTTTTAGATACCCATTACTGAATTTATTGATTGTGTTTTTCTTATTAATTCCAATCGTTATAGTAATTGTATTTGTAACAGTACAAAACATGGGTTCATCAAATGAAGTAAAAACAGAGACAGAATCGACTGTCAATGTATCTGACAACACACAATCGAAAGAAGATAAAGAAAAAGCGAAGAAAGCCGCAGAAGAAAAAGCAGCAGCAGAAAAGGCTGCGGAAGAAAAGAAAGCGGCCGAAGAAAAAGCAGCAGCAGATAAGAAAACACAAGAAGAAGAGGCTGTTAAAGCTGCCAATGCAAGAAAAGAACAAGAAGCTGCGGAAGAGAAGAAAGCCGCAGAAGAAAAAGCAGCAGCCGACAAAGCTGCCGCAGAGAAAGCTGCACAGAAAAAAGCAAGTGAATCCACACAGAAAAAAGCTGGTGGCTCTCACACCGTTAAAGCTGGCGACACGTTATACAGCATTGCGCGTTCCGCATATGGACAAGCTGGAGCAGCTGCTGGTGTAGAAAAAATTAAACAAGCCAATGGACTGGGAAGTAACAATGTACCAGTTGGCACAGTTCTAACAATTCCACAGTAA
- the der gene encoding ribosome biogenesis GTPase Der, which produces MAKPVVAIVGRPNVGKSTIFNRIVGERVSIVEDVPGVTRDRIYNSAEWLGKEFNIIDTGGIDLSDEPFLEQIRAQAEIAIDEADVIIFITNGREGVTDADEQVAKILYRSNKPIVLAINKVDNPEMRDQIYDFYALGFGEPYPISGSHGLGLGDMLDAVRAHFPKEEEEEYPDDTVKFSLIGRPNVGKSSILNALLGEDRVIVSDIAGTTRDAIDTTYTFDGQDYVMIDTAGMRKRGKVYESTEKYSVLRAMRAIERSDVVLVVINAEEGIREQDKRIAGYAHDAGRAIIIVVNKWDAISKDEKTINVWTEDIREQFQFLSYAPIVYVSAKTKQRLNNLFPLINQVSDNHSLRVQSSMLNDVISDAVAMNPSPMDKGKRLKIFYTTQVAVKPPTFVVFVNDPELMHFSYERFLENRIREAFPFEGTPIRVIARKRK; this is translated from the coding sequence ATGGCAAAACCAGTTGTAGCGATTGTCGGACGTCCAAACGTTGGCAAATCGACTATTTTTAACAGAATCGTTGGTGAACGTGTTTCCATAGTGGAAGATGTTCCCGGTGTGACACGTGACCGCATATATAATTCAGCGGAATGGCTTGGAAAAGAATTTAACATTATTGATACAGGTGGTATTGATCTTTCCGACGAACCATTCTTAGAGCAAATTCGCGCACAAGCGGAAATCGCAATTGATGAAGCAGACGTAATTATTTTTATTACCAATGGTCGTGAAGGGGTTACCGATGCAGACGAACAAGTAGCAAAAATTCTTTACCGGTCTAATAAACCAATTGTTTTAGCGATTAATAAAGTAGATAACCCAGAAATGCGTGATCAGATTTATGATTTTTACGCACTTGGGTTTGGTGAGCCGTATCCAATTTCTGGTTCGCATGGTCTAGGGCTTGGCGATATGCTTGATGCTGTTCGCGCTCATTTTCCAAAAGAAGAAGAGGAAGAGTATCCAGATGATACAGTGAAATTCAGTTTGATTGGTCGACCAAATGTTGGTAAATCTTCCATTCTAAATGCACTGCTTGGGGAAGACCGCGTGATTGTTTCGGATATTGCTGGAACGACACGTGATGCCATTGATACAACTTATACATTCGACGGCCAAGATTATGTCATGATTGATACTGCCGGAATGCGAAAACGTGGGAAAGTGTATGAGAGCACAGAGAAATATAGTGTGCTTCGTGCAATGAGAGCCATTGAACGCTCGGACGTTGTTCTTGTGGTTATCAACGCAGAAGAAGGTATTCGTGAGCAAGACAAACGAATTGCTGGATATGCGCATGATGCCGGACGTGCGATTATTATTGTTGTAAATAAATGGGATGCAATTAGTAAAGACGAAAAAACAATTAATGTATGGACAGAGGATATTCGGGAGCAATTCCAATTCTTGAGTTATGCACCAATTGTCTATGTATCTGCTAAAACAAAACAACGCTTAAATAATTTATTCCCACTCATTAACCAAGTAAGCGACAACCATTCATTACGTGTACAATCAAGTATGCTAAATGATGTTATTAGTGATGCGGTTGCAATGAATCCTTCACCAATGGACAAAGGTAAACGCCTTAAAATCTTCTATACAACACAAGTGGCTGTTAAACCACCGACATTTGTTGTATTTGTTAATGATCCAGAACTAATGCATTTCTCTTATGAACGTTTCCTAGAAAACCGAATTAGAGAAGCATTTCCGTTTGAGGGTACGCCAATTCGAGTAATTGCTCGTAAGCGTAAGTAA
- the cmk gene encoding (d)CMP kinase, with product MTKKICIAIDGPAAAGKSTVAKIVAKKLRFVYIDTGAMYRAVTYIALQNNLAYDDEKAIAALLEKTVIRFEPGEVQQVFVGEENVTEVIRSLEVTNHVSIVAAHPAIREALQKRQQVFATEGGIVMDGRDIGTAVLPNAELKIFLLASVEERAERRYKENMAKGFAGDLNQLKKEIEERDHLDYTREHSPLKKADDAIEVDTTSMSIDEVANKILSLAELKINN from the coding sequence ATGACTAAAAAGATATGTATCGCAATTGATGGGCCAGCTGCAGCGGGGAAAAGTACTGTAGCGAAAATCGTTGCGAAAAAATTGCGTTTTGTTTATATCGACACGGGTGCTATGTATCGCGCGGTAACATATATCGCTTTACAAAATAACCTTGCATATGACGACGAAAAAGCTATTGCGGCTTTATTAGAAAAAACGGTTATTCGTTTTGAACCGGGCGAAGTACAGCAAGTATTTGTAGGCGAGGAAAATGTGACGGAAGTGATTCGCTCATTAGAAGTAACAAATCACGTATCCATCGTTGCGGCACATCCGGCCATTCGTGAAGCTTTGCAAAAACGCCAACAAGTATTCGCAACAGAAGGCGGAATTGTCATGGACGGTCGCGATATCGGTACAGCGGTTCTTCCAAATGCCGAACTAAAAATCTTTTTACTAGCGAGTGTAGAAGAACGCGCAGAACGTCGTTATAAAGAAAATATGGCGAAAGGTTTTGCCGGAGACTTAAACCAACTCAAAAAAGAAATTGAAGAACGCGATCACTTGGATTATACAAGAGAACATTCTCCACTGAAAAAAGCGGACGATGCAATTGAGGTAGATACAACATCCATGTCGATTGACGAAGTTGCCAATAAAATTCTTTCACTAGCTGAACTAAAAATCAATAATTGA
- a CDS encoding RecQ family ATP-dependent DNA helicase, producing MNLEQELKDYLGFEAFRPGQKEVIETALAKRNCFAMLPTGTGKTICYQLAGHLMDGLVLIVSPLLSLMQDQMERMRAHGEKRVAALNSFLKRDEKNQILANIHLYKFLFLSPEMLNNEAVKNLLLKQKISLFVIDEAHCISQWGHDFRPDYLMLGQFIKEANFPVSMVLTATATKKVRADILTQLELTDCEQIIYSVNRPNISLQVEKFSNQQLKKERLYELISKLQTPGIIYFSSKKLAESVAHELSEIAELRVAYYHGDMETEDRIVIQQQFVYGQLDIICATSAFGMGIDKADIRFVIHYHMPADLEAYLQEIGRAGRDGQNSIAILLYANGDEFIQMQLADQDIPDVNLINLSPEQRKTLPETEQRFIEYYQKSGLSAQELTAKMDYRKKWKRANLQQFIGYLHAEDCRRNYIMRYFEEPPLEVTADNCCDLDGAEIIDFEKREKISQKEIPTWETYLAYLLQ from the coding sequence GTGAATTTAGAACAGGAATTAAAAGACTATCTTGGATTTGAAGCGTTCCGTCCTGGTCAAAAAGAAGTCATTGAAACGGCCTTAGCGAAGCGGAACTGTTTTGCGATGTTACCTACTGGAACTGGGAAAACAATTTGTTATCAATTAGCGGGTCATTTGATGGATGGCTTAGTGTTGATTGTATCGCCACTTCTTTCATTAATGCAAGACCAAATGGAACGAATGCGCGCTCACGGGGAAAAGCGAGTGGCGGCGCTTAATAGCTTTTTAAAACGAGACGAAAAGAACCAAATCCTTGCGAACATTCATTTATATAAGTTTCTTTTTTTATCACCAGAAATGCTAAATAATGAAGCCGTGAAAAACTTGCTCTTAAAACAAAAAATCAGCTTGTTCGTTATTGATGAAGCGCATTGTATTTCTCAGTGGGGGCATGATTTTCGGCCAGATTATTTAATGTTAGGGCAGTTTATTAAAGAAGCAAATTTTCCTGTGTCGATGGTGCTTACGGCAACGGCAACGAAGAAAGTCCGGGCAGACATTTTAACGCAACTAGAGCTAACAGATTGTGAACAGATTATTTACTCGGTTAATCGACCGAATATTTCTTTGCAAGTAGAGAAATTTTCTAATCAGCAACTGAAAAAAGAACGTTTATATGAGCTTATCAGCAAACTTCAAACGCCTGGGATTATTTATTTTTCAAGCAAAAAGTTAGCCGAAAGTGTGGCACATGAATTAAGTGAAATTGCTGAATTAAGAGTTGCTTATTATCATGGCGATATGGAGACCGAGGATAGGATTGTTATTCAGCAGCAATTTGTTTATGGACAACTAGATATTATTTGTGCGACTAGCGCGTTTGGAATGGGCATAGATAAAGCGGACATTCGTTTTGTTATTCATTACCATATGCCAGCCGATTTAGAGGCTTATTTGCAAGAGATTGGGAGAGCGGGGCGTGATGGGCAGAACAGTATCGCTATTTTGCTATATGCGAATGGTGATGAATTTATCCAAATGCAACTAGCAGATCAAGATATACCAGACGTTAATTTAATCAACCTGTCGCCAGAACAACGCAAAACTTTACCAGAGACAGAGCAGCGTTTCATCGAATACTACCAAAAGAGTGGTTTAAGCGCGCAAGAATTAACCGCCAAAATGGACTACCGAAAAAAATGGAAGCGAGCTAATTTGCAGCAGTTTATTGGTTACCTACATGCTGAAGATTGCCGTCGTAATTATATTATGCGCTATTTTGAAGAACCGCCACTAGAAGTCACGGCAGATAACTGTTGTGATTTGGATGGTGCCGAAATAATCGATTTTGAAAAACGAGAAAAAATCTCCCAAAAAGAAATTCCAACATGGGAAACCTATTTAGCTTATTTACTGCAATAG
- a CDS encoding asparaginase — MAKVALITTGGTIASKKTASGKLASGELSGEELAALCQLPTEIQIDIYSTFQLPSMHITLPDLISLKQLIESIFMDETYDGIVVTHGTDSLEETAYFLDLAVTDARPVVVTGSQRAPEEPGTDAYVNIRHAIYTACEINLRQAGTVVVFNERIFAARYVKKVHASNIQGFSAFGFGYLGIIDNDQVFLYQKPLEHECFDIRLDLPDVVVIKCYIGADGLFIDAAIDKGVGGIVLEGVGRGQVAPKMMPAIIRALDAGIPVVITTSAEEGNVYTTYDYEGSTFDLYNRGVILGKDYDSKKARMKLMVLLASQEEINQTNFR; from the coding sequence ATGGCAAAAGTGGCACTAATTACAACAGGCGGTACGATTGCAAGTAAGAAAACAGCATCAGGAAAACTTGCATCAGGTGAATTATCTGGAGAAGAATTAGCTGCATTATGCCAATTACCAACAGAAATTCAAATAGACATCTATTCGACTTTTCAACTCCCATCTATGCATATTACACTTCCGGATTTAATCAGTTTAAAGCAACTAATTGAATCTATTTTCATGGATGAAACATATGATGGTATTGTTGTGACACACGGAACAGATTCATTAGAAGAAACAGCCTATTTTCTCGATCTTGCAGTAACTGATGCGAGACCGGTCGTTGTAACTGGTTCGCAGCGTGCGCCAGAAGAACCGGGGACGGATGCTTACGTTAATATCCGTCATGCTATTTACACGGCATGTGAAATAAATTTACGTCAAGCGGGTACCGTTGTTGTTTTCAATGAACGGATTTTCGCAGCTAGATACGTTAAAAAAGTTCATGCGTCTAATATTCAAGGGTTTAGCGCGTTTGGTTTTGGTTATCTTGGCATCATTGATAATGATCAAGTTTTTCTTTATCAAAAACCGCTTGAGCATGAGTGTTTTGATATTCGCTTAGATCTTCCAGACGTGGTTGTCATTAAATGTTACATAGGTGCGGACGGTTTGTTTATCGATGCAGCAATTGATAAAGGCGTTGGTGGTATTGTTTTGGAAGGCGTCGGTCGCGGTCAGGTTGCACCCAAAATGATGCCAGCAATTATTCGCGCTTTAGATGCTGGAATTCCAGTCGTTATTACAACAAGCGCCGAAGAAGGCAATGTATACACGACCTATGATTATGAAGGTAGCACATTCGACTTGTATAATCGGGGCGTTATTTTAGGAAAAGATTATGATAGCAAGAAAGCGCGGATGAAACTAATGGTACTTTTAGCATCCCAAGAAGAAATTAATCAAACCAATTTCAGATAA
- a CDS encoding tyrosine-protein phosphatase: MEVTRTDKAVTLTWKKEEVSAGTVVFVSSSPSLEAKSEPVFKVTSEVDHFTYETQDIPVYFLLQAPNGDKTVVSERILPLESVFNFRDMGGYESKNGKHVKWGKLYRSSNLVNINEADAALLQKLHIKWICDLRSSSEVKAQPTPAIEGVLNKHIPIGTAKNEETKLPVTDDKTIYEPLMGESYRVFVQSVEGFKEIFTEVLEDAKAGLPFVFHCTAGKDRTGVLGALLLTLLDVPEKTIFDDYAITNRYQDDILREMGGIVALFSNGSEKIDLETFRPMAEARPEYLEIAFDEMKKQYGSVANYLEKGIGITAAEKAAFQKEMLE; this comes from the coding sequence ATGGAAGTTACTCGTACAGATAAAGCCGTAACATTAACGTGGAAAAAGGAAGAAGTCAGCGCAGGAACAGTGGTTTTTGTAAGCAGTAGTCCTAGCCTAGAAGCAAAAAGTGAGCCTGTTTTTAAGGTGACTAGTGAGGTTGATCACTTTACTTATGAAACACAGGACATTCCCGTGTATTTCTTGTTACAGGCGCCAAACGGAGATAAAACAGTTGTTTCAGAACGGATTTTACCACTCGAAAGTGTCTTTAATTTTCGCGATATGGGCGGTTATGAGTCCAAAAATGGTAAACACGTGAAATGGGGCAAGTTATATCGTTCTTCTAATTTAGTAAATATTAACGAAGCGGATGCAGCCTTGCTTCAAAAATTACATATTAAATGGATTTGTGACTTGCGCAGTAGTTCGGAAGTAAAAGCGCAACCTACGCCGGCAATTGAAGGGGTGCTAAATAAGCATATTCCAATCGGTACAGCCAAAAACGAAGAAACTAAGCTACCAGTAACTGACGACAAAACTATTTATGAGCCACTCATGGGCGAAAGTTATCGTGTATTCGTTCAGTCAGTTGAAGGTTTTAAAGAAATTTTTACAGAAGTTTTAGAAGATGCCAAAGCGGGACTTCCATTCGTATTCCATTGCACCGCCGGAAAAGACCGTACAGGCGTCTTAGGGGCATTATTATTAACATTGCTAGATGTGCCAGAAAAAACGATTTTCGACGATTATGCCATCACTAATCGCTATCAGGATGACATTTTACGAGAAATGGGTGGAATTGTGGCGCTATTTTCGAATGGATCTGAAAAAATCGACTTAGAAACATTCCGTCCAATGGCAGAAGCACGTCCGGAGTATTTAGAAATTGCTTTTGATGAAATGAAAAAACAATATGGTTCTGTAGCGAATTATTTAGAAAAAGGAATCGGAATTACTGCAGCAGAAAAAGCAGCTTTCCAGAAAGAAATGTTAGAATAA